The proteins below come from a single Bacteroidales bacterium WCE2004 genomic window:
- a CDS encoding Fimbrillin-like, with amino-acid sequence MKIKYLLLAGLSVLAFPSCQKLLAPDRSGQAIMFSATSDEVTDPATKTEYSGQVVSGKERINWVNGDQVKIFLHTHGNNNSNSAVESKDYYVVQIEANGQKSKARVASDNGMLTWKSNRTHDFYSLYPASGITSSNATFGNNNAKFTVTLPEKQYGDIATNMQYAYMAAVSKGYSNNGKGTVVLDYYPMVTTLYVTITNRCKSRKPVDVRKVSLKHTKKFNNGASESEKRPYYLSGTYDLTATSGNFTYNPSNFRNGSTYVSAEFGSDTESLPYGQSMSCALFILPQNSLNAGDLKLSVLTTKSVMHNTLSNRAGISSFQAGKKYNVKVTIDEEDILVSDVEITPNSTQLVAKMLLEQVINFNNLTVAAVLDDVTHVYTGSGTCEIVNGVIKVRVDGDDGQYTWRDLTDDEVRYLASTVKEIDMTQSYFPPGTVLTVEDFALFANLEKINFLNLNNVTELDMSGMQKLQEVKFHHGGEINITDCPNLTKLTLDNISGASLVHLENCPAMTQFNFTGNGAEQAGQTNFEFVNMQGLTSINMVTAKSITVDNCPNFATLTLSRPSSYLQAITLKDTPKFRTGTVGTRNQNFSERQTTLTFNNCSNSVSSATFTMHYRNYGSPTVNKTNSNRVNIRYNQ; translated from the coding sequence ATGAAGATCAAATATCTCCTTCTCGCGGGGCTGTCGGTCCTCGCCTTCCCTTCGTGTCAAAAACTGCTGGCGCCTGACCGCTCCGGCCAGGCCATCATGTTCAGCGCCACTTCCGACGAAGTCACGGATCCCGCGACCAAGACCGAATATTCCGGCCAGGTCGTCAGCGGCAAGGAACGCATCAACTGGGTGAACGGCGACCAGGTCAAGATTTTCCTGCACACGCACGGCAACAACAACAGCAACTCCGCCGTCGAGTCGAAGGACTACTATGTGGTCCAGATCGAGGCCAACGGGCAGAAGAGCAAGGCGCGCGTCGCCTCCGACAACGGCATGCTGACCTGGAAGTCGAACCGTACCCACGACTTCTACAGCCTCTACCCGGCCAGCGGCATCACCAGCTCCAACGCCACTTTCGGCAACAACAACGCCAAGTTCACGGTCACCCTGCCCGAGAAGCAGTATGGCGACATCGCCACCAACATGCAGTACGCCTATATGGCCGCGGTCAGCAAGGGCTACAGCAACAACGGCAAGGGCACCGTGGTGCTGGACTACTACCCGATGGTGACCACCCTCTACGTCACGATCACCAACCGCTGCAAGTCGCGCAAACCCGTCGACGTGCGCAAGGTCAGCCTGAAGCACACGAAAAAATTCAACAACGGCGCAAGCGAGAGCGAGAAGCGCCCGTACTACCTGTCGGGCACGTATGACCTCACGGCCACGAGCGGCAATTTCACCTACAACCCGTCCAACTTCCGCAACGGCTCCACCTACGTGAGCGCCGAATTCGGCAGCGACACCGAATCCCTGCCCTATGGCCAGAGCATGTCCTGCGCGCTGTTCATCCTGCCGCAGAACTCCCTTAACGCCGGGGACCTCAAGCTTTCCGTCCTGACCACCAAGTCGGTCATGCACAACACTTTGTCCAACCGGGCAGGCATCTCCTCCTTCCAGGCCGGCAAAAAATACAACGTCAAGGTCACCATCGACGAAGAGGACATCCTCGTCTCCGACGTCGAGATCACGCCCAACTCCACCCAGCTTGTCGCCAAGATGCTCCTGGAGCAGGTGATCAACTTCAACAACCTGACCGTTGCGGCCGTGCTGGACGACGTGACCCACGTCTACACCGGCAGCGGCACCTGCGAGATCGTCAACGGCGTGATCAAGGTGCGCGTCGACGGCGACGACGGCCAGTACACCTGGCGCGACCTTACCGACGACGAAGTCCGTTACCTCGCCTCTACGGTCAAGGAAATCGACATGACCCAGAGCTACTTCCCGCCCGGAACGGTACTTACCGTCGAGGACTTCGCCCTCTTCGCCAACCTCGAGAAGATCAACTTCCTCAACCTCAACAATGTCACCGAACTGGACATGAGCGGTATGCAGAAACTGCAGGAGGTCAAGTTCCACCACGGCGGTGAAATCAACATCACCGACTGCCCCAACCTGACCAAGCTCACGCTTGACAACATCTCGGGAGCCAGCCTGGTGCATCTGGAAAACTGCCCGGCCATGACCCAGTTCAACTTCACGGGCAACGGCGCCGAGCAGGCCGGACAGACCAATTTCGAGTTCGTCAACATGCAGGGGCTCACGTCCATCAACATGGTCACGGCCAAGTCCATCACCGTGGACAACTGCCCCAACTTCGCAACGCTTACCTTGAGCAGGCCTTCTTCCTACCTGCAGGCCATCACCCTCAAGGATACGCCCAAGTTCAGGACAGGCACCGTCGGCACGCGCAACCAGAATTTCAGCGAGCGCCAGACCACGCTCACGTTCAACAACTGCAGCAATTCCGTGAGCAGCGCGACGTTCACCATGCACTACCGCAACTACGGTTCGCCTACCGTCAACAAGACGAATTCGAACCGGGTCAACATCAGATACAACCAGTAA
- a CDS encoding Uncharacterised nucleotidyltransferase has protein sequence MPDQVWNIFLELLRAGLWEREPQLATVPDAVAWDQVFQLGREQAVMGLVLRGIALLPEDRRLPEALQPLVQAWELAFSRAGARYARVQEALLAEFAAAGLHPVVQKGSEAAKYYADPSVRQVGDIDLFLPPDDFGKALKLVPDARRAADGAVVFVREGVTVELHPRYYDIHLSPARLPAPASPCGEILLLSSHIFKHAIGPGVGCKQLCDLARALTALEGRYSKQELASALRRAGLLRWHALLCSLLVADFGLDPACCLPGFRTVDPAQLRSFVRTGGHFGMADPARRRSRQKGNLGKKTATAGSFLRRLPFSLRYGARETFATMWELALGNLRMR, from the coding sequence ATGCCGGATCAGGTGTGGAATATCTTTCTCGAATTGCTGCGCGCGGGCCTGTGGGAACGCGAGCCGCAGCTGGCGACCGTGCCCGACGCGGTCGCCTGGGACCAGGTCTTCCAGCTGGGCCGCGAGCAGGCGGTGATGGGCCTGGTGCTGCGCGGAATCGCGCTGCTGCCGGAGGACCGGCGCCTGCCGGAGGCCCTGCAACCGCTTGTGCAGGCCTGGGAACTGGCCTTCTCGCGGGCGGGCGCCCGCTATGCGCGCGTTCAGGAAGCCCTTTTGGCGGAGTTCGCAGCCGCCGGGCTGCATCCGGTGGTGCAGAAGGGGAGCGAGGCCGCGAAATACTATGCCGACCCGTCCGTGCGACAGGTGGGCGACATCGACCTGTTCCTGCCTCCTGACGACTTCGGGAAGGCGCTGAAGCTGGTTCCGGACGCCCGGAGGGCGGCGGACGGCGCGGTGGTCTTTGTCCGGGAGGGCGTGACCGTGGAGCTCCATCCCCGCTACTACGACATCCATCTTTCGCCCGCGCGGCTGCCGGCTCCGGCGTCGCCGTGCGGTGAAATCCTGCTGTTGTCTTCGCATATTTTCAAGCACGCCATCGGACCGGGCGTGGGCTGCAAGCAGCTCTGTGACCTGGCGCGTGCGCTGACCGCCCTGGAGGGGCGCTACAGCAAGCAGGAGCTGGCTTCGGCGCTCCGCCGGGCCGGCCTGCTCCGCTGGCACGCGCTGCTCTGTTCGCTGCTGGTGGCCGATTTCGGGCTTGACCCGGCCTGCTGTCTGCCCGGATTCCGGACGGTGGATCCTGCGCAGCTGCGCAGCTTCGTGCGTACGGGCGGCCATTTCGGCATGGCCGATCCCGCGCGCCGCCGCTCGCGGCAGAAGGGTAACCTCGGAAAGAAAACAGCCACCGCAGGGTCTTTCCTGCGGCGGCTGCCTTTCTCGCTCCGGTATGGCGCCCGCGAGACGTTCGCCACGATGTGGGAACTCGCGCTGGGCAATCTGCGGATGCGGTAA
- a CDS encoding Surface polysaccharide O-acyltransferase, integral membrane enzyme → MKNTPATATGSGSGPLQSRTIDYLRFLMAFAVVLLHASAAGAESGLPVYSSLSILLGQGLCRIAVPCFFFISGYLFFKGLVAWDWSVWTSKIKRRVHTLLIPYLLWNILAAVLIYGYNWLRVRFGNGDPATLAEMTERWGPCAWRIFWDYDKGMPLDYPLWFIRTLIVYTLLTPLVFVLCKYLKGVGVLLLGALLIGVLRAQQDLFFYVSGAFLSLCGKDLVVLFRHMKWPAAAVSVFILCWLPTTYRDHPDTYYYLLNFLKITGIVSLFGLVSAGLDGKGILHDRPFLSRSSFFLFASHGVLILDDIARYFMLHLTSARNELYYCLDIFVRTGVTIAICLALYWAVERFLPRLNSVLNGARARRANAA, encoded by the coding sequence ATGAAGAACACCCCCGCCACAGCCACCGGAAGCGGCTCCGGCCCGCTCCAGTCGAGGACCATCGATTACCTCCGGTTCTTGATGGCCTTCGCCGTCGTCCTGCTCCACGCCTCCGCGGCCGGAGCGGAGAGCGGACTGCCCGTCTATTCCTCGCTCTCCATCCTGCTCGGCCAGGGCCTCTGCCGGATCGCCGTCCCGTGTTTCTTCTTCATCTCCGGCTATCTTTTCTTCAAGGGACTGGTAGCCTGGGACTGGAGCGTCTGGACCTCCAAGATCAAGCGGCGCGTCCACACCCTCCTCATCCCCTACCTCCTCTGGAACATCCTCGCGGCCGTCCTGATCTACGGCTACAACTGGCTCCGCGTCCGCTTCGGCAACGGCGATCCCGCCACCCTCGCCGAGATGACGGAGAGATGGGGCCCCTGCGCCTGGCGGATCTTCTGGGACTACGACAAGGGGATGCCCCTGGACTACCCCCTCTGGTTCATCCGAACCCTGATCGTCTATACCCTGCTGACCCCGCTGGTCTTCGTCCTCTGCAAGTACCTCAAGGGCGTCGGCGTCCTGCTGCTGGGCGCCCTGCTCATCGGCGTCCTCCGCGCGCAGCAGGACCTGTTCTTCTATGTCTCAGGCGCCTTCCTGAGCCTCTGCGGCAAGGACCTGGTCGTCCTGTTCCGCCACATGAAGTGGCCGGCCGCGGCCGTGTCCGTCTTCATCCTGTGCTGGCTCCCCACAACCTACAGGGATCACCCCGATACCTACTACTATCTGCTTAATTTCCTGAAGATTACCGGGATTGTTTCCCTGTTCGGCCTGGTCAGCGCCGGACTGGACGGCAAGGGCATCCTGCACGACCGTCCCTTCCTCTCCCGGAGCTCTTTCTTCCTCTTTGCGTCGCACGGCGTCCTGATCCTGGACGACATCGCACGCTATTTCATGCTGCACCTCACTTCCGCCCGCAACGAACTGTATTACTGCCTGGACATCTTCGTCCGGACAGGCGTCACCATCGCAATCTGCCTGGCTCTCTATTGGGCGGTCGAGCGCTTCCTTCCTCGGCTCAATTCCGTCCTCAACGGAGCCCGGGCACGCCGTGCCAATGCCGCCTGA
- a CDS encoding Glycerol-3-phosphate cytidylyltransferase, producing MKTVLTVGVFDLLHVGHIELFRKARALGDRLVVAVQDSAAVEKYKPGCPTVNGTAERMYVVKAIKYVDDVVVYTDVDKIMDEVDFDVFVFGGDQKHPGFLALECWCREHGKEMVRLPRTEGISSSELKEHIRNL from the coding sequence ATGAAAACCGTCCTGACAGTCGGCGTCTTCGACCTGCTGCACGTCGGCCACATCGAACTCTTCCGCAAGGCCCGGGCCCTGGGCGACCGGCTGGTCGTCGCCGTGCAGGACTCCGCAGCCGTGGAGAAATACAAGCCGGGCTGCCCGACGGTCAACGGCACCGCTGAGCGCATGTACGTCGTCAAGGCCATCAAATATGTCGACGATGTCGTCGTCTACACGGACGTGGACAAGATCATGGACGAGGTGGACTTCGACGTTTTCGTGTTCGGCGGCGACCAGAAGCACCCGGGTTTCCTGGCCCTGGAGTGCTGGTGCCGGGAGCACGGCAAGGAAATGGTCCGGCTTCCGCGCACGGAAGGCATTTCCTCCAGCGAGCTCAAAGAGCACATCCGCAACCTGTAA
- a CDS encoding Membrane protein involved in the export of O-antigen and teichoic acid, producing the protein MSDSLKQKTIKGASWSFVEQILTRGVNFVIGIILARLLSPTDYGLVGMMGVFIAISQIFVDGGLANALIQTKNPSDKDFSTVFIVNLTLSLVFYGILYFTAPVIANFYGQPLLKPLMRVVALILIIVSLSSIHGTLLSIRVDFKTKSIISIASSLLSGAIGIYCAYKGLGAWALVAQSVASATIITFLTLAFVHWMPKLVFSKESFRRLFSYSSKLLAASVISVAYDNAYPMVIGKRFTAADVGQYTRAGQFPGVANSTITSALNRVAFPVLSKIQDDDQRLLSVYEKYIQLSCFLIFPVLLWLCGCARPLVSFLLTDKWLDCVPLMQILCFSLLVNGMTTINLNLLYVKGRSDLVLRLEIIKKTIAFIILFVSMLFNLKVMCYGQVLYSIIALSLNTIYTKKILGYGLFRQLRVIYPYFLLALVVLAESLFVSAFISNRILALVLSFGLGVAVYFLLNKAFGLYAYQEARELVVSKLRR; encoded by the coding sequence ATGTCAGACTCGCTGAAACAGAAGACGATCAAGGGTGCGTCCTGGAGCTTTGTCGAGCAGATCCTGACGCGCGGCGTCAATTTCGTGATCGGCATCATCCTGGCCCGCCTGCTGAGTCCGACGGACTACGGCCTGGTGGGCATGATGGGCGTGTTCATCGCCATCTCGCAGATCTTCGTCGACGGCGGTCTGGCCAACGCCCTGATCCAGACCAAGAATCCCAGCGACAAGGATTTCTCGACGGTGTTCATCGTCAACCTGACCCTGAGCCTGGTGTTCTATGGCATCCTGTACTTCACCGCGCCGGTCATCGCCAATTTCTACGGACAGCCGCTGCTGAAGCCCCTGATGCGCGTCGTGGCGCTGATCCTGATCATCGTCTCGCTGTCCTCGATCCACGGGACCCTGCTCTCGATCCGGGTCGATTTCAAGACCAAGTCCATCATCTCCATCGCGTCTTCCCTCCTTTCCGGCGCGATCGGCATCTACTGCGCCTACAAAGGCCTGGGCGCCTGGGCGCTGGTAGCCCAGTCGGTCGCCTCGGCGACCATCATCACCTTCCTGACGCTTGCGTTCGTGCACTGGATGCCGAAGCTGGTCTTCTCGAAGGAATCCTTCAGGCGCCTGTTCTCCTACAGCTCCAAGCTGCTGGCCGCTTCCGTCATCAGCGTCGCCTACGACAACGCCTACCCGATGGTCATCGGCAAGCGCTTCACCGCCGCGGACGTGGGGCAGTACACGCGCGCCGGACAGTTCCCCGGGGTCGCCAACAGCACGATCACGAGCGCCCTCAACCGGGTGGCGTTCCCGGTCCTGAGCAAGATCCAGGACGACGACCAGCGCCTGCTGAGCGTGTATGAGAAATACATCCAGCTGTCCTGCTTCCTGATCTTCCCGGTGCTGCTGTGGCTGTGCGGATGCGCCCGTCCGCTCGTGTCCTTCCTGCTCACGGACAAATGGCTGGACTGCGTCCCGCTGATGCAGATCCTGTGTTTCAGCCTGCTGGTGAACGGGATGACGACCATCAACCTCAACCTGCTCTACGTCAAGGGCCGCTCCGACCTCGTCCTGCGGCTCGAGATCATCAAGAAGACGATCGCGTTCATCATCCTGTTCGTCTCGATGCTCTTCAACCTGAAAGTGATGTGCTACGGCCAGGTGCTCTATTCCATCATCGCCCTGTCCCTCAACACGATATACACCAAGAAGATCCTCGGCTACGGCCTGTTCCGCCAGCTCCGGGTCATCTATCCCTATTTCCTGCTGGCCCTGGTGGTCCTGGCAGAGAGCCTGTTCGTCTCGGCGTTCATCAGCAACCGCATCCTGGCCCTGGTCCTGTCCTTCGGGCTCGGCGTAGCGGTCTATTTCCTGCTGAACAAGGCATTCGGGCTCTACGCCTATCAGGAAGCGCGGGAGCTGGTCGTTTCCAAACTGCGCAGATAA
- a CDS encoding Glycosyl transferase family 2: MAPQPILSIVIPAYNASRYCAACFDSILRNDSGADRFEVVVVDDGSMDATPDIAQVYSLVHEPFRCIRQDNSGVSVARKNGCREARGQYIWFVDSDDYLEDRAVDRMLATIAAHPDTDTFIAPIKLRDEDTEREWIKDFAPAPEGTLRGKDYLRRRPVSVCPVQFVFRKQLFANPWVRFPEGVRHEDEYFCRVLQYFSGTVTVLDEPLYVYRQWGGSFMNSASCRSMSDMVEVYRQLKSFIEERADAEDRDWLRADAFSFLMGTHFWHIDRLKSDGFQSFRRDNIGFLLQEFDENKRLLPRKDRLLGSLILNCPGLFADLMKIKNLLKGRKKTA, encoded by the coding sequence ATGGCACCCCAGCCCATCCTGTCCATCGTCATCCCGGCGTACAATGCCTCCCGGTACTGTGCGGCGTGCTTCGACTCCATCCTCCGCAACGACAGCGGCGCGGACCGTTTCGAGGTCGTCGTCGTGGACGACGGCTCGATGGACGCGACGCCGGACATCGCCCAGGTCTACAGCCTGGTGCACGAGCCGTTCCGCTGCATCCGGCAGGACAACAGCGGCGTCAGCGTCGCGCGCAAGAACGGCTGCCGCGAGGCCCGGGGCCAGTACATCTGGTTCGTCGACAGCGACGACTACCTGGAGGACCGTGCCGTGGACCGCATGCTGGCGACCATCGCCGCGCACCCGGACACGGATACCTTCATCGCCCCGATCAAACTGCGGGACGAGGACACCGAACGCGAATGGATCAAGGATTTCGCCCCGGCGCCGGAAGGGACCCTGCGGGGCAAGGACTACCTCCGGCGGCGCCCCGTGTCGGTCTGCCCGGTCCAGTTCGTCTTCAGGAAGCAGCTGTTCGCCAATCCCTGGGTCCGTTTCCCGGAAGGGGTGCGCCACGAAGACGAATACTTCTGCCGCGTGCTCCAGTATTTCTCCGGGACGGTCACGGTGCTGGACGAGCCGCTGTATGTCTACCGCCAGTGGGGCGGCTCTTTCATGAATTCCGCTTCCTGCAGGTCCATGTCCGACATGGTCGAAGTCTACAGGCAGCTGAAATCCTTCATCGAAGAGCGGGCGGACGCCGAAGACCGCGACTGGCTCCGCGCCGACGCCTTCTCCTTCCTGATGGGCACGCATTTCTGGCATATCGACCGCCTGAAGAGCGATGGTTTCCAGTCCTTCCGGAGGGACAACATCGGCTTCCTGCTGCAGGAATTCGACGAAAACAAGCGCCTGCTTCCGCGCAAGGACCGGCTGCTGGGCAGCCTCATCCTCAACTGCCCCGGCCTGTTCGCCGACCTGATGAAAATCAAGAACCTGCTGAAAGGCAGGAAAAAGACCGCATAA
- a CDS encoding Core-2/I-Branching enzyme has product MRHAWLIIAHNEFGVLQKLVSMLDDGRSDFYVHIDRKVAALPELHVEKGHLTFLQKRINVSWGTVSQIRTELLLLDTALKNGPYAHYHILSGTHLPLRPVEELLRYYDSHAHQEIMRFWKPNEGDADFKLRRYHFPMRHFKVPGHAFCRAVETFIWRAALKVQKVFGIRHLRHVDFRKTDNWMSLTERGARFLVDNRARILRKYRWSFCGDEYFAATELCAEKDRFDILDDQQLLYVEFLGDTPRSFAVDAYPRLQETRYLWARKFSMSHEG; this is encoded by the coding sequence ATGCGCCACGCCTGGCTCATCATCGCACACAACGAATTCGGGGTCCTGCAGAAGCTGGTCTCGATGCTGGACGACGGCCGCAGCGACTTCTATGTCCACATCGACAGGAAGGTCGCGGCCCTGCCGGAGCTCCACGTGGAGAAAGGGCACCTGACGTTCCTGCAGAAGCGCATCAACGTGAGTTGGGGCACCGTTTCCCAGATCCGGACGGAGCTGCTGCTCCTCGACACCGCCCTGAAGAACGGCCCGTACGCCCACTACCACATCCTCTCCGGGACGCACCTGCCGCTCCGGCCCGTCGAAGAGCTGCTGCGCTACTACGACAGCCACGCGCACCAGGAGATCATGCGGTTCTGGAAACCCAACGAGGGAGACGCCGACTTCAAGCTGCGGCGCTACCATTTCCCGATGCGGCATTTCAAGGTCCCGGGCCACGCGTTCTGCCGCGCGGTGGAGACCTTCATCTGGCGGGCCGCCCTGAAGGTCCAGAAGGTCTTCGGCATCCGCCACCTCAGGCACGTGGATTTCCGGAAGACGGACAACTGGATGAGCCTGACGGAGCGGGGAGCCCGCTTCCTGGTCGACAACCGGGCCCGCATTCTGCGGAAATACAGATGGTCCTTCTGCGGCGACGAGTATTTCGCCGCCACGGAGCTGTGCGCCGAAAAGGACAGGTTCGACATCCTGGACGACCAGCAGCTCCTCTATGTAGAATTCCTCGGAGACACCCCCCGGTCCTTCGCCGTGGACGCCTATCCGAGGCTCCAGGAGACCCGGTATCTCTGGGCCCGCAAGTTTTCGATGAGCCATGAAGGCTGA
- a CDS encoding Peptidoglycan/LPS O-acetylase OafA/YrhL, contains acyltransferase and SGNH-hydrolase domains, with translation MKADWTELQSKTIDALRFPMAVAVVVLHNCKDLILHATGPMKALCIFFQEGICRLAVPCFFFISGYLFFNRLHEWSWDEWGRKLKNRVRTLLVPYLLWNVIALLAYWAWYNLHTGPVSLYQQFLEYGGVRMFWSVTGSLPVGSQAFPVDGPLWFIRDLMFYILATPLVYLFIRRARVYGVLALGVVFLAFRRVVPEGLLFFVFGAFMQLSGRNVLQTVWPFRTRLLILTSLFLAMTCCLNDVSEYWCRFCKFFLIVCGIGAAFCLAAWNWESRKSLSAPFLARSSFFIFAAHEVLILQNVARPLVGSVVPMHTGWGDIIAFFLVPALAVALCLGLLFVMQKALPRTTGVLTGSRHLQTA, from the coding sequence ATGAAGGCTGATTGGACAGAACTTCAGTCGAAGACGATCGACGCGCTCCGCTTCCCGATGGCGGTGGCGGTCGTGGTCCTGCACAACTGCAAGGACCTGATCCTGCATGCGACGGGGCCGATGAAGGCCCTCTGCATCTTCTTCCAGGAGGGCATCTGCCGGCTGGCCGTCCCCTGCTTCTTCTTCATCTCCGGCTACCTGTTCTTCAACAGGCTGCACGAATGGTCCTGGGACGAGTGGGGCCGGAAGCTGAAAAACAGGGTCCGGACGCTGCTGGTCCCCTACCTCCTCTGGAACGTCATCGCCCTGCTGGCCTACTGGGCCTGGTACAACCTCCACACGGGACCGGTCTCCCTGTACCAGCAGTTCCTCGAATATGGCGGCGTCCGGATGTTCTGGAGCGTCACCGGCAGCCTGCCCGTCGGTTCGCAGGCCTTCCCCGTGGACGGTCCCCTCTGGTTCATCCGCGACCTGATGTTCTACATCCTGGCCACGCCGCTGGTCTACCTGTTCATCCGCCGGGCGCGGGTCTATGGCGTCCTGGCCCTGGGCGTCGTGTTCCTGGCCTTCCGCCGGGTGGTGCCGGAAGGGCTGCTGTTCTTCGTCTTCGGCGCCTTCATGCAGCTCTCCGGCCGGAACGTCCTGCAGACGGTCTGGCCCTTCCGGACCCGGCTGCTCATCCTGACCTCCCTGTTCCTGGCCATGACCTGCTGCCTCAACGACGTCTCCGAGTACTGGTGCCGGTTCTGCAAGTTCTTCCTCATCGTCTGCGGCATCGGCGCAGCCTTCTGCCTGGCCGCCTGGAACTGGGAGAGCCGCAAGAGCCTGTCCGCGCCCTTCCTGGCCCGCAGCAGTTTCTTCATCTTCGCCGCGCACGAGGTCCTCATCCTGCAGAACGTCGCCCGACCGCTCGTCGGATCGGTCGTCCCCATGCATACGGGCTGGGGCGACATCATAGCCTTTTTCCTGGTGCCCGCGCTCGCCGTCGCCCTCTGTCTGGGCCTGCTCTTCGTCATGCAGAAGGCCCTGCCCCGCACGACCGGCGTCCTGACGGGCAGCCGGCACCTGCAAACCGCATAA
- a CDS encoding serine O-acetyltransferase codes for MTLKERFLEWWIRPERYYIRRYLRFLRKEEKYTFTAPNQLRCFWYRGRKNRLGSRLGFIISAGCFGEDLHLEHYGSVIVNPKARIGKGCIIHGNCCIGSNGGYPDDSPVIGDNVDIGQNAQILGGIRIADNVRIGAGAVVVKDVLTPGVTVVGVPAREIEA; via the coding sequence ATGACGCTCAAAGAACGATTCCTCGAATGGTGGATCCGCCCGGAGAGATACTACATCCGGCGCTACCTCCGCTTCCTGCGGAAAGAGGAGAAATACACCTTCACCGCCCCGAACCAGCTGCGCTGCTTCTGGTACCGCGGCCGCAAGAACCGGCTGGGATCCCGGCTGGGTTTCATCATCAGCGCAGGCTGCTTCGGGGAAGACCTGCACCTGGAGCACTACGGCTCCGTGATCGTCAACCCCAAGGCCCGCATCGGCAAGGGCTGCATCATCCATGGCAACTGCTGCATCGGCAGCAACGGCGGCTATCCCGACGACTCGCCGGTCATCGGGGACAATGTCGACATCGGGCAGAACGCCCAGATCCTCGGCGGCATCCGCATCGCGGACAACGTCCGCATCGGGGCCGGGGCGGTGGTCGTGAAGGACGTCCTGACGCCCGGCGTGACCGTCGTCGGCGTACCGGCCAGGGAAATCGAAGCATAG
- a CDS encoding Peptidoglycan/LPS O-acetylase OafA/YrhL, contains acyltransferase and SGNH-hydrolase domains: MALNTRQSELIEAMRFPLIVLVLFEHSVGADLAPMRWSLDGPNIFHFTTELISRHFCSIAICWFFVLSGFLFFRNLREEEAGRDWFVDKWKRRARTLLVPFLFWNLFYVLAILLVTWLFRTLGVAASTDMMDSVARGPLFWFVTGPVDYPLWYLRDLIAVTLLAPLFYLACRKAPRVSLLLLTALYIASFFVKGTLLLAIPFFGIGAWMGIHHTDIPGICRKVRYPAAILTVVLAVLATCMYGHASHQLFRLLFFPMGMITFLNVCNRLIRRPRTKDLLLRLSETVFFIYAAHEIYILGWVKGLFLRLCGAQLPARWLTYFAVPVVVLLICLVLFCLLKKLTPRTLAFACGGRIQNKKA, from the coding sequence ATGGCACTCAATACCCGTCAATCGGAACTCATCGAAGCCATGCGCTTCCCGCTGATCGTCCTGGTGCTCTTCGAGCACTCGGTCGGGGCGGACCTGGCGCCGATGCGGTGGTCCCTGGACGGGCCCAACATCTTCCATTTCACGACAGAGCTGATATCCCGGCATTTCTGCTCGATCGCCATCTGCTGGTTCTTCGTCCTGTCGGGCTTCCTGTTCTTCCGCAACCTGCGGGAGGAAGAGGCCGGCAGGGACTGGTTCGTGGACAAGTGGAAACGGCGCGCCCGCACGCTCCTGGTCCCCTTCCTGTTCTGGAACCTGTTCTACGTCCTGGCCATCCTGCTGGTCACCTGGCTCTTCCGGACGCTGGGCGTCGCCGCCTCGACGGACATGATGGACAGCGTGGCGAGAGGGCCCCTGTTCTGGTTCGTCACCGGACCGGTCGATTACCCGCTGTGGTATCTGCGCGACCTGATCGCGGTGACGCTGCTCGCGCCGCTGTTCTATCTCGCCTGCCGGAAAGCGCCCCGGGTGTCGCTGCTCCTGCTGACGGCGCTCTACATCGCTTCTTTCTTCGTGAAAGGCACGCTCCTGCTGGCCATCCCGTTCTTCGGGATCGGCGCCTGGATGGGGATCCATCATACGGACATCCCGGGTATTTGCCGGAAGGTGCGCTACCCGGCGGCCATCCTTACGGTCGTGCTGGCCGTCCTGGCCACCTGCATGTACGGGCACGCCTCGCACCAGCTGTTCCGCCTGCTGTTCTTCCCCATGGGGATGATCACGTTCCTGAACGTCTGCAACAGGCTGATCCGCCGTCCCCGGACGAAGGACCTGCTGCTCCGGCTGTCCGAGACGGTGTTCTTCATCTACGCCGCGCACGAGATCTACATCCTCGGCTGGGTGAAGGGGCTGTTCCTGCGGCTGTGCGGCGCGCAGCTCCCCGCCCGCTGGCTGACCTATTTCGCCGTCCCGGTCGTGGTGCTGCTCATCTGCCTGGTCCTGTTCTGTCTGCTCAAGAAACTGACGCCCCGCACCCTGGCTTTCGCCTGCGGCGGGCGCATCCAAAACAAGAAAGCATGA